In one window of Thalassotalea agarivorans DNA:
- a CDS encoding tetratricopeptide repeat protein encodes MPLIISKHAIYLFLLIAIFVAIKHNNKSDHAHLPAEIRLDLDVIAIDTSLRNRDYDLAFSLIEQALRAQPQDNLNDVRTVWLLKHQADIYKRRYHFHLAIKSLESVQKISPSNTIALRIRDLQSLIDRNQSERHKRTTYIAGKDAGLSKTLTGTVNLAYVYINDGLNPQWTGKRRLMNQSYVERIVAFYQREAKKYNQTPPTINVRYFYISSPKGIANKLLRKNTTLPYLLELLVKQSAFSSAQAFVDEIRGDDESNEVALVFHSNFEGRSHAYRCSNKYSYCPTEYAMLTENISRKKYGWVIEQVQAHEILHVFGADDLYHISKAKNFAVTDIMNYYSSDINYATIDPITAWAIGWRGLPIVPFNVEN; translated from the coding sequence ATGCCATTAATTATTAGTAAACATGCTATTTATTTGTTTCTATTAATTGCCATCTTTGTTGCGATTAAACACAATAATAAGAGTGATCACGCCCATTTACCTGCTGAAATTCGGCTAGATTTGGACGTGATTGCTATTGATACCTCGCTACGCAATCGCGATTATGACTTGGCATTTTCACTGATAGAACAAGCATTACGCGCGCAGCCACAAGACAATTTAAACGACGTAAGAACAGTCTGGTTGCTCAAGCATCAGGCGGATATATATAAGCGTCGCTATCATTTTCATCTTGCAATTAAATCGCTTGAATCAGTACAAAAAATTTCTCCAAGCAACACCATCGCGCTAAGAATTAGAGATTTACAAAGTTTAATCGATCGCAATCAATCAGAACGTCATAAACGCACAACCTACATTGCAGGTAAAGACGCTGGGCTGTCAAAAACACTAACGGGCACCGTAAACTTAGCTTACGTATATATTAATGATGGTTTAAATCCGCAATGGACAGGCAAGCGGCGTTTAATGAATCAGTCTTACGTGGAAAGGATTGTTGCCTTTTATCAAAGAGAAGCAAAAAAATACAATCAAACACCGCCAACGATTAATGTGCGATATTTTTACATTAGTAGCCCAAAGGGGATTGCCAATAAACTGCTAAGAAAAAATACGACGTTACCTTATTTACTCGAACTACTTGTCAAACAGTCTGCATTTTCATCTGCACAAGCCTTTGTTGACGAGATACGTGGTGACGATGAAAGCAACGAAGTAGCACTTGTGTTCCATTCAAATTTTGAAGGTCGTTCTCACGCATATAGGTGCAGTAATAAATACAGCTACTGCCCAACTGAGTATGCCATGTTGACGGAAAATATATCCCGTAAAAAATATGGTTGGGTGATCGAACAAGTGCAAGCACACGAGATCTTGCATGTATTTGGCGCGGATGACTTGTATCACATCAGCAAAGCGAAAAACTTTGCCGTTACCGACATTATGAATTATTACAGTAGCGACATAAATTACGCTACGATTGATCCTATTACAGCTTGGGCGATAGGTTGGCGAGGCCTTCCTATCGTACCGTTTAACGTGGAGAATTAG
- a CDS encoding DUF350 domain-containing protein: MEVSTLEHSISLMLVNLSYAVLSLFIGVIALVIIDKFIFKDVDFMQEIKKGNLAVAIFQSVILLFIGIVVSSAMA, from the coding sequence ATGGAAGTGTCTACTTTAGAACATAGCATTAGCTTGATGTTAGTTAATTTGAGTTATGCCGTGTTGAGTTTGTTTATCGGGGTAATAGCGCTTGTCATAATCGACAAGTTTATATTTAAAGATGTAGATTTCATGCAAGAAATCAAAAAAGGTAATTTGGCGGTCGCGATATTCCAATCGGTTATTTTGCTCTTTATTGGTATAGTGGTTTCTTCTGCTATGGCTTAA